A window of Panthera leo isolate Ple1 chromosome D2, P.leo_Ple1_pat1.1, whole genome shotgun sequence contains these coding sequences:
- the CCNJ gene encoding cyclin-J, with the protein MELEGQWWRGQLAADIHQALRYKELKLPSYKGQSPQLSLRRYFADLIAIVSNRFTLCPSARHLAVYLLDLFMDRYDISIQQLHLVALSCLLLASKFEEKEDSVPKLEQLNSLGCMTNMNLVLTKQNLLHMELLLLETFQWNLCLPTAAHFIEYYLSEAVHETDLHDGWPMICLEKTKLYMAKYADYFLEVSLQDYAFLNYAPSLVAAACVASSRIILRLSPTWPTRLHRLTAYSWDFLVQCIERLLIAHDNDVKEANKQRGQAGSQPAQLSVFPSASQPSRPVHFQQPQYLHQTHQTSLQYRHPVAEQPSCQQIVSTTHTSSYTLQTCPAGFQTSVQGLGHVQTGVGMSLAIPVEVKPCLNVSYNRSYQINEHYPCITPCFER; encoded by the exons ATGGAGCTGGAAGGGCAGTGGTGGCGGGGACAGCTGGCCGCCGACATTCATCAAGCGCTTCGATACAAG GAGCTGAAGTTGCCTTCCTACAAAGGCCAGTCCCCTCAACTAAGTCTCAGAAGGTATTTTGCTGACCTGATTGCCATTGTGAGCAATCgcttcactctctgcccttctgcccgACATCTGGCTGTCTATTTGCTGGACTTATTTATGGATCGGTATGACATCTCCATCCAGCAGCTGCATTTAGTTGCACTTTCCTGTCTGCTTCTAGCAA GTAAATTCGAAGAAAAAGAAGATAGTGTGCCTAAGCTGGAACAGCTCAACAGCCTGGGTTGTATGACTAACATGAATCTAGTATTAACAAAGCAAAATTTGCTACATATGGAACTGTTATTATTAGAAACCTTTCAGTGGAACCTCTGCCTTCCAACAGCTGCCCATTTCATTGAGTATTATCTCTCAGAAGCAGTACACGAAACAGATCTTCATGATGGCTGGCCAATGATTTGCTTGGAAAAAACTAAACTCTACATGGCCAAGTATGCAGATTACTTCCTGGAAGTATCTTTGCAAG ATTATGCCTTTCTAAATTATGCACCTTCTTTAGTAGCTGCTGCGTGTGTGGCTTCTTCAAGGATTATACTTCGTCTTTCTCCAACGTGGCCTACAAGATTGCATCGTCTTACTGCTTACTCCTGGGATTTTTTAGTGCAGTGCATTGAACGGCTATTGAT CGCTCATGATAATGATGTGAAAGAGGCAAACAAACAGAGAGGACAGGCAGGATCCCAGCCAGCACAGCTGAGTGTGTTCCCGTCAGCTTCTCAGCCCTCGCGGCCAGTTCACTTTCAGCAGCCTCAGTATCTCCATCAGACGCATCAGACCTCACTGCAGTATCGCCATCCTGTAGCGGAAcaaccaagctgtcagcagattGTATCCACCACACACACCTCATCTTACACACTACAGACGTGTCCTGCTGGCTTCCAAACTAGTGTTCAGGGCCTTGGGCATGTGCAGACTGGTGTTGGGATGTCACTGGCAATACCAGTAGAAGTTAAGCCCTGTCTGAATGTTTCTTATAACCGGAGTTATCAGATAAATGAACATTACCCTTGCATTACTCCATGCTTTGAAAGGTGA